DNA from Leptospira harrisiae:
GAACAAATTAAAGTCCAAAGAGCTTTCACCCCCTATCAAATCCTAGATGCACTTAAAATCATATTAACTTCAAAAGAAGAAAACACCATTTACTTTTTGTTAGCTCCTTGCAAACAATTTTTGGATGGGGATGTCAAAGAAGACGAGGGCCTATTTCTGTTAAACTTAATGTTACAGTTTATAGAAAAATTTCCTAACGAAAATGTTCCACTACTCATTATCGAATCCTGGACCTATTCTCACAAAAACTTTCAAATCTTCTTTCCCAAACTACTACGCACTACACAAAACCTGTGGGAATTAAAAACAGATAAAGGCCTTTCTCGCATTCGTACAAGAAAAACTTCAATTACAGGAATATAATATGGGAAGAACCATTGCCCCCTATTCTCGCCAGATGTTACAAATAGAAGAGAACTTATCAGACTTCCGAAGGTCTCTCCGCAAACAAGACCAAGAAATTTTTGATGATCTCATCAGAATCTCCAAATTACAAGTACAAGCTGGTGTTATGGCCTCATTACCATACCCAATCGACTCAATGATTCTATCTATGCTCATTGATTTAAAAAAAGAAGTGAACGAAACAAAGAAAAGCCTAAAAAAAATCCAAGACAAGTGAGTATGATACAACAAAAAGATTATGGAAACATTCAAAGGTTACCTGTTTGATATCTACCACTCTGAACAAAAAATTTACCTTTGGCTAAGGTCTCTCGAAGGAGAATTAAGATTATTCTCCGATGAGTTTTTACCAACAATCTATATTGATGCACCCCAAAACATACTTAAAAAGTTAGTCAAACGATTCTATGACTTAAACGCATTGGCAGAAATTCCGACCTTTGTGGAGAAAAAGCTGTTCTATGAAAATAGAACGATTTCAGTTCTGAAACTGGTAATTTCTAAACCACAACTCCTACCCAAAATCACGAATAAACTTTTTTATCTTTATGGAAAATACGACATCTACCACTCAGATATAGAAATTACCACAGGTTATATGGTCGAAAAAGACATCTACCCACTGGCATATTTAGAAATAAGTTATGAAACAAAAAATACGTTAAACCAAATCAAAAAAATTCAGTGTTTCACAAGTATCACAGACTTAGATTACGAAGTTCCAAACTTCAGAACCGTTTCTATTTACCTAGAAAAAAGCCACAGGATTCCTCTTGGGAATAATACACTCATTGTAGAAACTCAGTTAGACCAGTACAAACTACCCACAAATGATTCTAAAAACTTAATTCAAAAATTAAATCAGATCTTTATAAAACATGACCCAGATATCGTCCTCACGTCCTACGGAGATCAAATCCTATTTCCTTACCTCTTCAAAACGTCGCAAGAAAATCACCTAACAACAGAATTCGACAGAGACAAAACAAGCACTATCAAACGTTCCATACAAACACAAGGGACTAGCTTTAATACCTATGGAACCATCGTATTCAGAGCCCCCTCCTACCCACTTTTTGGTCGCTGGCATATTGATTCAAAAAATGGTTTTGTTTATAAAGAAGCCGATCTTATGGGGATCATCGAACTGGCTCGAATCTCTCGTTTACCGATCCAAAAAATGGCAAGAGCATCCACGGGAAAAGCACTCACTTACATTGAAGTAGATGTGGCCTTGAGGATGAACTATCTTGTTCCTTGGCAAAAAAGTGCACTAGAAGCCCCAAAAACAGCACTTGAACTTTTAAACGCCGACAAAGGTGGGTTAGTTTTTCAAGCAGACATTCAAAACGGGTTTGTATTAGAAAATGTGGCTCAATTAGATTTTTCTCAAATGTATCCCAAAGTAATGGTCACGCACAATATATCTCCCGAAACCATCAATTGTTTGTGCTGCAAAAATGATTTTGAAGGAGAAAGAGTTCCATCACTTGAGTATAGAGTTTGCAACAAAAGAAATGGTGTTGTTTCTGAGGCACTAGCGCACGTTATAGAAAGAAGAACTCATTACAAAAAGCAAATAAAAGACAAAAACATCGTCAACAAAGAATACATCGAACAAAAACAATCTAGTTTAAAATGGATGTTGGTTACCTCTTTCGGTTACCTAGGTTACAGGAATGCAAAATTTGGAAAACTAGAAAGTCATGAAGCTGTCACTGCGTTCGGAAGAGAAAAATTACTTATGGCAAAAGAAATTGCAGAAGATCATGGGTACAACTTAGTACATGCCATTACAGACTGTATCTTCATACAAAAAAAAGACAAGTCACCCATTAGCGAAGAAAACCTTGTTATGATTTGTGAAACGATAAAACAAAAAACAAAAATAACAATGGATGTAGAAGGTATCTTTTCTTGGTTATCTTTTCCACCATCCACTCAAGATGAAAAAATGCCAGTAGGCAACCGTTATATGGGAAGGTTCATCAATGGTCACTTCAAAGGAAGAGGAATTGCTATACGACGGAAAGACTTTCCTCGTTATATAAAAAAAGCACAAGATGAAATGATCCGATGGATGTGTCAGTTTGAAACCATAGCGGAGATGCAATCGCGAGAAG
Protein-coding regions in this window:
- a CDS encoding DNA polymerase domain-containing protein; amino-acid sequence: METFKGYLFDIYHSEQKIYLWLRSLEGELRLFSDEFLPTIYIDAPQNILKKLVKRFYDLNALAEIPTFVEKKLFYENRTISVLKLVISKPQLLPKITNKLFYLYGKYDIYHSDIEITTGYMVEKDIYPLAYLEISYETKNTLNQIKKIQCFTSITDLDYEVPNFRTVSIYLEKSHRIPLGNNTLIVETQLDQYKLPTNDSKNLIQKLNQIFIKHDPDIVLTSYGDQILFPYLFKTSQENHLTTEFDRDKTSTIKRSIQTQGTSFNTYGTIVFRAPSYPLFGRWHIDSKNGFVYKEADLMGIIELARISRLPIQKMARASTGKALTYIEVDVALRMNYLVPWQKSALEAPKTALELLNADKGGLVFQADIQNGFVLENVAQLDFSQMYPKVMVTHNISPETINCLCCKNDFEGERVPSLEYRVCNKRNGVVSEALAHVIERRTHYKKQIKDKNIVNKEYIEQKQSSLKWMLVTSFGYLGYRNAKFGKLESHEAVTAFGREKLLMAKEIAEDHGYNLVHAITDCIFIQKKDKSPISEENLVMICETIKQKTKITMDVEGIFSWLSFPPSTQDEKMPVGNRYMGRFINGHFKGRGIAIRRKDFPRYIKKAQDEMIRWMCQFETIAEMQSREEEILEIFKKFDTPLSKGDIFWKDLLILRSTSQDPEGYSVDAPSAVAVKDLLEMGIHVQAGEKIRYLVVNKQSERKGERYKTEERIETKNPQNILIYDKNHYRKLLLSSFKEIWISIATFNNFNDLISNEPLLPF